CACATCAAAGAGGTTAAGGACTATCCAGAGCTAGCCTTAGACTTAGCCAACCTTAGGACTCTATGCAAAAACTGTCATAACAGGCGTCATGGACGCTATCAAAAGAAGGAAAACCGCTGGGATGATGAGACTTTTGAATGGTAATGAAAATAAAAAATGAAAGGACACCCCCCGGTCGAAAAAAATCGACTCAATTTTGCTGCCGTGGAACCGGTGGGAGGGTCATTTGACCAAAAATGTGTTTTTTGCGCACATATTTAGAGGGAGGGGGGGATAGTGATAAAAAATGAAAATCTCTGAATTAAAAAAAGAGCTTTTGGGGCTCGTTGATCAGGATAGTTCCTTCGAAGTTGAAATTGTCGAAAGGTACTTGAACCTTGTGAAAATTTATCGAAAGTTAGACCAGTCCCTCAAAGAAAATGGGTATATGATTCTAGTGAAAAATGGTGCTCAAAGTTTCTTGAAAGCAAATTCTGCAATAGGGGAAAAAACCAAGATAAATCAACAGCTCAT
The genomic region above belongs to Streptococcus pyogenes and contains:
- a CDS encoding P27 family phage terminase small subunit — its product is MKISELKKELLGLVDQDSSFEVEIVERYLNLVKIYRKLDQSLKENGYMILVKNGAQSFLKANSAIGEKTKINQQLIKLGEFFQKKKEEIKNEQNNTNFADPSDFL